The following proteins are co-located in the Mesorhizobium australicum WSM2073 genome:
- a CDS encoding CatB-related O-acetyltransferase yields the protein MDGPNPGIKHPIPMHTRVGFLKPLVTVPNIEIGDFTYYDDPDGPDKFAEKCVLHHYPFIGDKLIIGKFCAIAEGARFIMNGANHAMSGFSTYPFNIFGHGWENGFDPATWSKEVRGDTMVGSDVWIGMEAVILPGVEIGHRAIVAAKSVVTHDVPPYAIVAGNAAKVVKMRFDDRTVRRLLAVAWWDWPVDKIGRNLDAIRGADISLLEAAA from the coding sequence ATGGACGGACCCAACCCCGGCATCAAGCACCCGATCCCGATGCACACACGCGTCGGCTTCCTGAAGCCTCTGGTGACAGTGCCGAATATCGAGATCGGCGACTTCACCTATTATGACGACCCCGACGGGCCGGACAAGTTCGCCGAAAAATGCGTGCTGCATCACTATCCCTTCATCGGCGACAAGCTCATCATCGGCAAGTTCTGCGCCATAGCCGAAGGCGCGCGCTTCATCATGAATGGCGCCAACCACGCGATGTCCGGCTTTTCAACCTATCCGTTCAACATCTTCGGTCATGGCTGGGAAAACGGTTTTGACCCAGCCACGTGGTCGAAGGAAGTGCGCGGCGACACAATGGTCGGCAGCGATGTCTGGATCGGCATGGAGGCTGTGATCCTGCCCGGCGTGGAAATCGGGCATCGCGCCATCGTCGCCGCCAAATCGGTGGTGACGCACGATGTGCCGCCCTATGCGATCGTCGCCGGCAACGCCGCGAAAGTGGTCAAGATGCGTTTCGACGACAGGACGGTCCGGCGGCTGCTGGCGGTGGCATGGTGGGATTGGCCGGTGGACAAGATCGGCCGCAACCTCGACGCCATCAGGGGCGCCGATATTTCTCTTCTGGAGGCAGCAGCTTGA
- the yihA gene encoding ribosome biogenesis GTP-binding protein YihA/YsxC, translating to MNVPNSTAIGTDLFTRGWIFIRGVPAMKFLPPEGPPEIAFAGRSNVGKSSLINALVNQKGLARTSNTPGRTQELNYFVPDGFSGEGTDLPPMALVDMPGYGYATAPKEKVDEWTKLVFDYLKGRVTLKRVYVLIDARHGIKAKDDEVLSLLDKAAVSYQIVLTKTDKIKAAGVPRLIEETLAKIKKRPAAFPFVLATSSEKGEGLEELQAAIVLAANGG from the coding sequence TTGAACGTTCCCAACAGCACCGCGATCGGCACCGACCTGTTCACGCGCGGGTGGATCTTCATCCGCGGCGTGCCGGCCATGAAGTTCCTGCCGCCGGAAGGGCCGCCCGAGATCGCCTTCGCCGGCCGCTCCAATGTCGGCAAGTCGTCGCTGATCAATGCGCTGGTCAACCAGAAGGGCCTGGCGCGCACCTCCAATACGCCAGGGCGCACGCAGGAGCTCAACTATTTCGTGCCGGATGGATTTTCGGGCGAGGGCACCGACCTGCCGCCAATGGCGCTGGTCGACATGCCGGGCTACGGCTATGCCACCGCGCCCAAGGAGAAGGTGGACGAGTGGACCAAGCTGGTCTTCGATTATCTCAAGGGTCGGGTCACGCTGAAGCGGGTCTATGTGCTGATCGATGCCCGCCACGGCATCAAGGCCAAGGACGACGAAGTGCTGTCGCTGCTCGACAAGGCGGCGGTGTCCTACCAGATCGTGCTGACCAAGACCGACAAGATCAAGGCCGCCGGCGTGCCGCGGCTGATCGAGGAGACGCTGGCCAAGATCAAGAAGCGTCCTGCAGCGTTCCCGTTCGTGCTGGCGACGTCATCGGAAAAAGGCGAAGGCTTGGAGGAATTGCAGGCCGCGATCGTGCTTGCGGCCAATGGCGGGTAA
- a CDS encoding TetR/AcrR family transcriptional regulator yields MVEIVRNSETDPCEDLLDGLRRGRPAAGQDPVKRSQIIDGARRVFIEKGFEAASMNDITREAGVSKGTIYVYFANKEELFEALIEEERGTIFKNMYDMLDRADDLRQTLVKFGKVLSMKITSARVIQAQRTVIGASDRIPDMGARFYERGPKRGHDKVVTFLNAAIERGLLEIDDVDLAAYQFTELCLAGLFRQCIFAYRTKAPTQDEIDHIVRSGVNMFLKAYGTERLAEEESHEMIAIEAKS; encoded by the coding sequence ATGGTTGAGATTGTACGCAACAGCGAAACCGATCCGTGCGAAGACCTGCTGGACGGTCTGCGCCGCGGCCGCCCGGCCGCTGGACAGGACCCGGTCAAGCGCAGCCAGATCATCGATGGCGCCCGTCGTGTCTTCATCGAAAAGGGCTTCGAGGCCGCCTCGATGAACGACATCACCCGCGAGGCCGGGGTCTCGAAGGGCACCATCTACGTCTACTTTGCCAACAAGGAAGAGCTGTTCGAAGCGCTGATCGAGGAAGAGCGCGGCACCATCTTCAAGAACATGTACGACATGCTCGACCGCGCCGACGACTTGCGCCAGACGCTGGTGAAGTTCGGCAAGGTTCTGTCGATGAAGATCACCTCGGCCAGGGTCATCCAGGCGCAACGCACGGTGATCGGCGCCTCCGACAGAATACCCGATATGGGCGCGCGCTTTTACGAACGCGGACCCAAGCGCGGCCATGACAAGGTGGTGACGTTCCTCAACGCCGCCATCGAGCGCGGCCTGCTGGAGATCGACGATGTCGACCTCGCCGCCTATCAGTTCACCGAACTGTGCCTGGCCGGTCTTTTCCGGCAGTGCATCTTCGCCTATCGCACCAAGGCCCCGACCCAGGACGAGATCGACCACATCGTCAGGTCGGGCGTCAACATGTTCCTGAAGGCCTACGGCACCGAAAGGCTGGCAGAGGAAGAAAGCCACGAGATGATTGCAATCGAGGCGAAATCTTAG
- a CDS encoding HlyD family secretion protein, which translates to MSSTASTSAEVRPFPNAKVAPATEAPEIPLQPVVAPPPAEAPAKKKRSVRSFLLPIIGLALLSGGAWYGYDYWTTGRFMISTDDAYVQADMAFVSPKISGYVDQVLVSENQQVKAGDPLLTIDAGDYKIAVAQAEAQIATLAKTLDRIDAQTKAAQASLQQAQAQKVADRAAADNAGRAQQRAAQLVKTHVGTQAQLDDAQTALDQANAALVGADAQIAAAQANIGVLEAQRAESASTLASLQLGRDKAARDLSFTVLKAPYDGVVGNRSVEQGDLVSPGQKLAVVVPMDKLYIVANFKETQLARLVPGEKVNISVDAIDGQPIQGTVSSLAPASGAVFSLLPPENATGNFTKVVQRVPVRIDVPADALKTGKLRAGLSVVVAVDSRTAPAATSN; encoded by the coding sequence ATGTCCTCGACCGCGTCAACATCAGCCGAAGTCCGCCCTTTCCCCAACGCCAAGGTCGCGCCGGCGACGGAAGCTCCGGAAATTCCCCTCCAGCCGGTCGTCGCACCGCCGCCGGCGGAAGCTCCGGCCAAGAAAAAGCGCTCGGTGCGCTCCTTCCTGCTGCCGATCATCGGCCTTGCCCTTCTGAGCGGCGGCGCCTGGTATGGCTATGACTACTGGACCACGGGCCGCTTCATGATCTCCACCGACGACGCCTATGTCCAGGCCGACATGGCGTTCGTCTCGCCAAAAATTTCGGGCTATGTCGACCAGGTCCTCGTCAGCGAGAACCAGCAGGTCAAGGCCGGCGATCCATTGCTGACGATCGACGCCGGCGACTACAAGATCGCCGTCGCCCAGGCCGAGGCGCAGATCGCCACGCTGGCCAAGACGCTCGACCGCATCGACGCGCAGACCAAGGCCGCGCAAGCCTCGCTTCAGCAGGCGCAGGCGCAGAAGGTCGCCGATCGGGCCGCCGCCGACAATGCCGGCCGGGCCCAGCAGCGCGCCGCGCAACTGGTCAAGACCCATGTCGGCACGCAGGCACAGCTGGACGACGCCCAGACCGCGCTCGACCAGGCCAATGCCGCGCTCGTCGGCGCCGACGCACAGATCGCCGCCGCGCAGGCCAATATCGGTGTGCTCGAGGCACAGCGCGCGGAATCCGCCAGCACGCTGGCATCCCTGCAGCTCGGCCGCGACAAGGCCGCGCGCGACCTCTCCTTCACGGTGCTCAAGGCGCCTTATGACGGCGTCGTCGGCAACCGCTCCGTCGAACAGGGCGATCTGGTCAGCCCCGGCCAAAAGCTCGCCGTGGTCGTGCCTATGGACAAGCTTTACATCGTCGCCAACTTCAAGGAGACGCAGCTTGCCAGGCTCGTGCCCGGCGAAAAGGTCAACATCTCGGTCGACGCCATCGACGGCCAGCCCATCCAGGGAACCGTCTCCTCGCTGGCGCCGGCCTCGGGCGCGGTGTTCTCGCTGTTGCCGCCTGAAAACGCCACCGGCAACTTCACCAAGGTGGTGCAACGCGTTCCGGTCCGCATCGACGTACCGGCCGATGCGCTGAAGACCGGCAAGCTGCGCGCGGGCCTGAGCGTCGTCGTCGCCGTCGACAGCCGTACCGCGCCTGCCGCCACCAGTAACTGA
- a CDS encoding DHA2 family efflux MFS transporter permease subunit: MATATITAGSPPAMPAAPDTISTRRVIAFLAMVFGMFMAILDIQIVSASLAEIQAGLSASSDEIPWVQTAYLIAEVVMIPLSGFLSRMLSTRVLFTVAAAGFTAASALAATATNIDQMIVYRAVQGFIGGGMIPSVFAAAFTIFPPSRRAIVSPMIGLVATLAPTIGPTVGGYISHAFSWHWLFLVNVVPGILVATAAWSLIDFDKPNLKLFSKFDWWGLAGMAAFLGCMEYVLEEGPNNDWLQDQGVFICAIVMTIGAVIFFWRVFTAEEPIVDLKAFSNINFAFGSLFSFVIGIGLYGLTYLYPVFLGRIRGYDSMMIGEALFVSGLAMFLTAPISGILSSKMDLRLMMMIGLFGFATGTWWMTHLTADWDFYELLIPQILRGCSMMLCMVPINNIALGTLPPDRLKNASGLFNLTRNLGGAVGLALINTVLIDRNAFHYARLSEHVQWGSAAAQAKLQNMTLNFEQTTGLDATSAAISKLSGMVQQQAALLSFMDVFYLLTVLFGTLGFFTMLIRKPAAPGGGGGGGH, from the coding sequence ATGGCAACCGCAACCATCACCGCAGGATCGCCGCCGGCAATGCCGGCTGCCCCCGACACGATTTCGACGCGCCGCGTCATCGCTTTCCTGGCGATGGTGTTCGGCATGTTCATGGCGATCCTCGACATCCAGATCGTTTCGGCCTCGCTGGCCGAGATCCAGGCCGGCCTCAGCGCCAGCTCCGACGAGATCCCGTGGGTGCAGACAGCCTACCTGATCGCCGAGGTGGTCATGATCCCGCTGTCGGGCTTCCTCAGCCGCATGCTGTCGACACGCGTGCTGTTCACCGTCGCGGCGGCGGGCTTCACCGCGGCGAGCGCCCTTGCCGCGACCGCCACCAACATCGACCAGATGATCGTCTACCGCGCCGTGCAGGGCTTCATCGGCGGCGGCATGATCCCGAGCGTTTTCGCCGCGGCCTTCACCATCTTCCCGCCCTCGCGCCGTGCCATCGTCTCGCCGATGATCGGCCTGGTGGCGACACTGGCGCCGACCATCGGCCCGACCGTCGGCGGCTATATCAGCCACGCTTTTTCCTGGCACTGGCTGTTCCTGGTCAATGTCGTGCCGGGCATCCTCGTGGCGACCGCTGCCTGGTCGCTGATCGATTTCGACAAGCCCAATCTCAAGCTGTTCTCGAAGTTCGACTGGTGGGGCCTGGCCGGCATGGCGGCCTTCCTCGGCTGTATGGAATACGTGCTTGAAGAAGGCCCGAACAATGACTGGCTGCAGGACCAGGGCGTCTTCATCTGCGCCATCGTCATGACCATCGGCGCGGTGATCTTCTTCTGGCGTGTCTTCACCGCCGAGGAGCCGATCGTCGACCTCAAGGCGTTCAGCAACATCAACTTCGCCTTCGGCTCGCTGTTTTCCTTCGTCATCGGCATCGGTCTCTATGGCCTGACCTATCTCTATCCGGTCTTCCTCGGACGCATCCGCGGCTACGATTCGATGATGATCGGCGAAGCGCTGTTCGTCAGCGGCCTGGCCATGTTCCTCACCGCGCCCATCTCCGGCATCCTGTCGAGCAAGATGGACCTGCGGCTGATGATGATGATCGGGCTGTTCGGCTTCGCCACCGGTACCTGGTGGATGACGCACCTGACCGCCGACTGGGATTTCTACGAGCTGCTCATCCCGCAGATCCTGCGCGGCTGTTCGATGATGCTGTGCATGGTGCCGATCAACAACATCGCGCTCGGCACTTTGCCGCCGGACCGGTTGAAGAATGCGTCGGGACTGTTCAACCTGACCCGCAACCTCGGCGGCGCCGTCGGCCTCGCCCTCATCAACACCGTGCTGATCGACCGTAATGCCTTCCACTATGCCCGGCTCTCCGAGCATGTGCAGTGGGGCAGTGCCGCCGCGCAGGCCAAGCTGCAGAACATGACGCTCAATTTCGAGCAGACCACCGGCCTCGACGCCACCAGTGCCGCGATCTCCAAGCTGTCGGGCATGGTCCAGCAGCAGGCGGCGCTGCTGTCCTTCATGGATGTGTTCTATCTGCTGACCGTGCTGTTCGGGACGCTGGGGTTCTTCACCATGCTGATCAGGAAGCCGGCCGCGCCCGGTGGCGGCGGAGGCGGCGGGCACTGA
- the msrB gene encoding peptide-methionine (R)-S-oxide reductase MsrB, with amino-acid sequence MNRRDFLLSGAAAIGVIGTAAAMLRMGSPQAAQAAEKFEVAKTEDEWKAILSPAAFNVLRKEGTEYPGTSPLLNEHRKGIFACAGCDLPVYPSETKFDSGTGWPSFWQEIANGIGKTEDRSLGMTRTEVHCRRCGGHLGHVFDDGPAPTGLRHCINGVALTFKPAAA; translated from the coding sequence ATGAACCGTCGCGACTTTCTTTTGAGCGGTGCCGCCGCTATCGGCGTCATCGGAACCGCGGCAGCAATGCTGCGCATGGGCAGCCCGCAGGCCGCGCAGGCCGCCGAAAAATTCGAGGTCGCCAAGACCGAGGACGAGTGGAAAGCCATCCTGTCGCCGGCCGCCTTTAACGTCCTGCGCAAGGAAGGCACCGAATATCCAGGCACCAGCCCCCTGCTCAACGAACACCGCAAGGGCATCTTCGCCTGCGCCGGCTGCGACCTGCCGGTCTATCCCTCGGAGACGAAATTCGATTCCGGCACCGGCTGGCCGAGTTTCTGGCAAGAGATCGCCAATGGCATCGGCAAGACCGAGGACCGGTCGCTGGGCATGACCCGCACCGAAGTGCATTGCCGCCGCTGCGGAGGCCATCTCGGCCATGTCTTCGATGACGGTCCGGCGCCGACCGGCCTGCGCCACTGCATCAATGGGGTGGCGCTGACCTTCAAGCCCGCCGCCGCCTGA
- a CDS encoding fasciclin domain-containing protein, giving the protein MRRFATLLLAGTIAVSALATAAYAENPMVGGAAMFANKTIVDNAVNSKDHTTLVAAVKAAGLVETLQGAGPFTVFAPTNEAFAALPAGTVETLLKPENKDKLVKILTCHVIGAKAMAADVVSMAKADGGTHKVKTVGGCELSLKADGGKVTVTDENGNVANVTIADVEQSNGVIHVIDKVLLPKM; this is encoded by the coding sequence ATGCGTAGATTCGCCACCCTTTTGCTCGCCGGCACGATCGCTGTCTCCGCGCTTGCCACGGCTGCTTATGCTGAAAACCCGATGGTCGGCGGCGCCGCCATGTTTGCCAACAAGACCATCGTCGACAATGCCGTCAATTCGAAGGATCACACGACGCTGGTCGCCGCCGTCAAGGCGGCCGGTCTTGTCGAGACCTTGCAGGGCGCCGGCCCGTTCACCGTCTTCGCGCCGACCAATGAAGCCTTCGCCGCCCTGCCGGCCGGCACGGTCGAGACGCTGCTCAAGCCCGAGAACAAGGACAAGCTCGTCAAGATCCTGACCTGCCATGTGATTGGCGCCAAGGCGATGGCGGCGGATGTGGTGTCCATGGCCAAGGCCGATGGCGGCACGCACAAGGTCAAGACGGTCGGCGGCTGCGAGCTGTCGCTGAAGGCCGACGGTGGCAAGGTCACCGTCACCGACGAGAACGGCAATGTCGCCAATGTGACCATCGCCGATGTCGAACAGTCCAACGGCGTCATCCACGTCATCGACAAGGTTCTGCTCCCGAAGATGTGA
- a CDS encoding anti-sigma factor, with the protein MTLAEDNGPERGGDDLFAAEYVLGVLPVEERQIASRRIDAETDFARLVDGWEVRLSPLGAAYLEIEPPASVKPAIDRRLFSSAATTPAEPRAGLWSSLAFWRGLAVAAVAALALYVAVPYVNRPAEQPQARLVASLAADGSDVKYLAVYDSERHEVSLSHVSGVLAAGKDFELWMIEGKNAPVSMGVIPAGATAHIGVSPTTQRKLAQGAVLAVSLEPAGGSPTGQPTGPVVAAGDLKGI; encoded by the coding sequence ATGACGCTGGCAGAGGACAACGGACCGGAACGTGGAGGCGACGACCTGTTCGCCGCCGAATACGTTCTTGGCGTGCTGCCGGTCGAAGAGCGGCAGATAGCCTCCAGGCGCATCGACGCCGAGACCGATTTCGCGCGGCTGGTCGACGGCTGGGAAGTTCGCCTGTCGCCGCTGGGCGCGGCCTATCTTGAAATCGAGCCGCCGGCTTCGGTGAAGCCGGCGATCGACCGCCGGTTGTTTTCATCCGCCGCCACCACGCCTGCCGAGCCACGCGCCGGCCTGTGGTCCAGCCTCGCCTTCTGGCGCGGCCTTGCGGTGGCGGCTGTTGCCGCGCTGGCGCTCTACGTCGCCGTTCCCTATGTCAACCGGCCGGCTGAACAGCCGCAGGCGCGACTCGTCGCTTCGCTGGCCGCCGACGGCAGCGACGTCAAATATCTCGCCGTCTATGATTCCGAACGGCATGAAGTCAGCCTTTCGCATGTTTCCGGCGTGCTCGCCGCCGGCAAGGACTTCGAACTCTGGATGATCGAGGGCAAGAACGCGCCGGTCTCGATGGGCGTCATCCCGGCGGGTGCGACGGCGCATATTGGCGTCTCGCCCACCACGCAGCGGAAACTCGCGCAGGGCGCCGTGCTGGCCGTCAGCCTCGAACCCGCCGGCGGTTCGCCGACCGGGCAGCCCACCGGGCCGGTGGTTGCCGCGGGCGATTTGAAGGGCATCTGA
- a CDS encoding sigma-70 family RNA polymerase sigma factor — protein MTPQDITKLIVRTSMKDRAAFDLLYRHTSAKLFGVCLRVLNDRGDAEEALQEVFVKIWTKADRFAVSDLSPISWLVAIARNHAIDRIRARRKPAADIDAALNVADPAPGPEAMVVAGDETERIHHCLDELEKDRAAAVRGAYLKGESYAELAERHGVPLNTMRTWLRRSLMKLRECLER, from the coding sequence ATGACGCCGCAGGACATTACCAAGCTGATCGTCCGGACTTCGATGAAAGATCGGGCAGCGTTCGATCTGCTTTACCGGCACACCAGTGCGAAACTTTTCGGCGTATGCCTTCGTGTATTGAACGACCGGGGAGATGCTGAAGAAGCGCTGCAGGAAGTCTTCGTCAAGATATGGACGAAGGCGGATCGCTTTGCTGTCTCCGATCTGAGCCCGATCTCCTGGCTGGTGGCAATCGCGCGCAATCATGCGATCGATCGCATCCGAGCGAGGCGCAAGCCCGCCGCCGATATCGATGCCGCGCTCAATGTGGCCGATCCGGCGCCGGGACCTGAAGCGATGGTGGTGGCGGGCGACGAGACCGAGCGGATCCATCATTGTCTCGATGAATTGGAGAAAGACCGGGCGGCGGCCGTCCGGGGCGCCTATCTCAAGGGCGAAAGCTACGCCGAACTGGCGGAACGCCATGGCGTGCCGTTGAACACGATGCGCACCTGGCTGCGCCGCAGCCTGATGAAACTCAGGGAATGTCTGGAAAGATGA
- a CDS encoding SgcJ/EcaC family oxidoreductase has translation MGLVLAKPEDVATAFADAWNRHDMNDFAALFADDANFVNVVGMWWKNRTEIERAHRATHETMFRDSRLKGVVSSVVELSSGIASVHYSWILTGASAPDGSSAGKREGILLLVLKEEQSGWRIKVAQNTDIVPGAIAPPSNAGR, from the coding sequence ATGGGATTGGTGCTCGCCAAACCTGAGGATGTCGCCACTGCCTTTGCCGATGCCTGGAATAGACACGATATGAACGACTTCGCGGCGTTGTTCGCCGACGACGCCAATTTCGTCAATGTCGTGGGCATGTGGTGGAAGAACCGCACCGAGATCGAAAGGGCGCACCGCGCAACTCATGAAACCATGTTTCGTGACAGCCGATTGAAGGGTGTTGTCTCGTCAGTTGTTGAATTGTCTTCCGGCATTGCATCGGTGCACTATTCATGGATCCTGACCGGCGCATCCGCTCCGGACGGCTCATCCGCCGGAAAACGAGAAGGCATTCTGCTTCTGGTTTTGAAGGAAGAACAGTCGGGCTGGCGGATAAAGGTTGCCCAAAACACCGACATTGTTCCGGGGGCGATTGCGCCCCCTTCCAACGCCGGGAGATAG
- a CDS encoding amidase translates to MSVERILWEEDATGLAGLVRRGELSAIELTEAAIARAEATRPEINATAEPLYEAARTRAKSIDRSLPLAGVPFAIKDLGIAIKGVPSHGGSRIPAWVPDFNSVMTERYLAAGLIPIVTSTSPEHGLRLMTESKAFGVTRNPWNTGHTTGGSSGGSAALVAAGVVPVAHGSDGGGSIRVPSACSGLVGLKTSRGRVPLSPLVSESWYGMVVDHAVTRSVRDCALLLDLTHGPDALAPYAARPPKGSFAAAAARDPGKLTLAVYRKSPLGLPISAETLKALDIAVALAREGGHSVEDIDLPFIGRDFFADFCTTVASAVAGSLRGEALRVGRSVTGDIERATRVLGRLGEMISAGETYAGLQRLHATSRQLITETARYDAVLMPVIAHPPLACGAMDPKGADELIENLLDKLHLTALLRIKPLFGQLMDKSLWFTHWPAIHNVSGQPSIALPVHVTDAGLPLGIQAAGRPGDEERLLSLAAQMEKISGWLTRRAPLMVPSQ, encoded by the coding sequence ATGTCGGTCGAACGAATCCTTTGGGAAGAAGACGCAACCGGCCTTGCCGGTCTGGTGCGCAGGGGCGAACTATCGGCGATCGAGTTGACCGAAGCGGCGATCGCCCGTGCCGAGGCCACCCGCCCCGAAATCAATGCCACGGCCGAGCCGCTCTACGAGGCGGCACGGACCCGGGCAAAGAGCATCGACCGTTCGCTGCCGCTGGCCGGGGTCCCCTTCGCCATCAAGGATCTCGGCATCGCCATCAAGGGCGTGCCCTCGCATGGCGGCAGCCGCATTCCGGCCTGGGTACCCGATTTCAACTCGGTGATGACCGAGCGCTATCTCGCCGCCGGGCTGATTCCGATCGTCACCTCGACGTCACCCGAGCACGGGCTGCGGCTGATGACGGAATCCAAGGCCTTTGGCGTCACCCGCAATCCCTGGAATACCGGCCACACCACCGGCGGCTCGTCGGGCGGTTCGGCAGCCCTGGTCGCCGCCGGCGTCGTGCCGGTGGCGCATGGGTCGGATGGCGGCGGCTCGATCCGCGTGCCTTCGGCCTGCAGCGGCCTTGTCGGCCTCAAGACCTCGCGCGGCCGTGTCCCGCTGTCCCCGCTGGTGAGCGAAAGCTGGTACGGCATGGTCGTCGATCACGCCGTCACCCGCTCGGTGCGCGACTGCGCGCTGCTGCTCGACCTCACCCATGGTCCCGATGCGCTCGCGCCTTATGCCGCGCGCCCGCCAAAGGGCTCGTTCGCCGCCGCTGCCGCGCGGGATCCCGGCAAGCTCACGCTGGCGGTGTACCGCAAGTCGCCGCTGGGCTTGCCGATTTCGGCCGAGACGCTGAAGGCGCTCGACATTGCCGTGGCGCTCGCCCGCGAGGGCGGCCACTCGGTCGAGGACATCGATCTGCCCTTTATCGGCCGCGATTTCTTCGCCGATTTCTGCACGACGGTCGCTTCCGCCGTCGCCGGCTCGTTGCGGGGTGAAGCGCTGCGCGTCGGCCGCTCGGTGACGGGCGATATCGAGCGCGCCACGCGCGTGCTCGGCCGGTTGGGCGAGATGATCTCGGCCGGCGAAACCTATGCCGGCCTGCAGCGCCTACATGCCACCTCGCGGCAACTGATCACGGAGACCGCGCGCTATGATGCGGTACTGATGCCTGTTATCGCGCACCCGCCGCTCGCCTGCGGCGCCATGGATCCGAAAGGCGCCGACGAACTGATCGAAAACCTGCTCGACAAGCTTCACCTCACCGCGCTGCTCAGGATCAAACCGCTGTTCGGCCAATTGATGGACAAGAGTCTTTGGTTCACGCATTGGCCGGCGATCCACAATGTCAGTGGCCAGCCGTCGATCGCGCTCCCCGTCCATGTCACGGACGCCGGCCTGCCGCTCGGGATCCAGGCCGCCGGCCGGCCGGGCGACGAGGAAAGGCTTTTGTCGCTGGCCGCGCAGATGGAGAAAATCTCGGGCTGGCTGACGCGGCGGGCGCCGCTGATGGTGCCGTCACAATGA
- the argB gene encoding acetylglutamate kinase has translation MTDVAATAEMQAALLSRALPYMQRYEHKTVVVKYGGHAMGDLELGKAFARDIALLKQSGVNPIVVHGGGPQIGAMLAKMGIESKFEGGLRVTDQKTVEIVEMVLAGSINKEIVALINAEGEWAIGLCGKDGNMVFAEKARKTMIDPDSNIERVLDLGFVGEPVEVDRTLLDLLARSEMIPVLAPVAPGRDGHTYNINADTFAGAIAGACKASRLLFLTDVPGVLDKDKKLIDELTVAEAKALIKDGTVSGGMIPKVETCIEAIERGVEGVVILNGKTPHSVLLELFTEHGAGTLIVP, from the coding sequence ATGACGGACGTCGCCGCCACCGCCGAAATGCAGGCCGCCCTCTTGTCGCGCGCGCTGCCCTACATGCAGCGCTACGAGCACAAGACGGTCGTGGTGAAATATGGCGGCCATGCCATGGGCGATCTCGAACTCGGCAAGGCCTTCGCCCGCGACATCGCGCTGCTCAAGCAGTCCGGCGTCAACCCAATCGTCGTCCATGGCGGCGGACCGCAGATCGGCGCCATGCTGGCCAAGATGGGCATCGAATCCAAGTTCGAGGGCGGCTTGCGCGTCACCGACCAGAAGACGGTCGAGATCGTCGAGATGGTGCTGGCCGGGTCGATCAACAAGGAGATCGTCGCGCTGATCAACGCCGAGGGCGAATGGGCGATCGGCCTGTGCGGCAAGGACGGCAATATGGTGTTCGCCGAAAAGGCGCGCAAGACGATGATCGACCCCGATTCCAACATCGAGCGCGTGCTCGATCTCGGCTTTGTCGGCGAGCCGGTCGAGGTCGACCGCACGCTGCTGGACCTTCTGGCGCGCTCCGAAATGATCCCCGTGCTGGCGCCGGTCGCGCCCGGCCGCGATGGCCATACCTACAACATCAACGCCGACACTTTCGCCGGCGCCATCGCCGGCGCATGCAAGGCCTCGCGCCTGCTGTTCCTCACCGACGTGCCGGGCGTGCTCGACAAGGACAAGAAGCTGATCGACGAGTTGACGGTCGCCGAGGCCAAGGCGCTGATCAAGGACGGCACGGTTTCCGGCGGCATGATCCCCAAGGTCGAGACCTGCATCGAGGCGATCGAGCGTGGCGTCGAAGGCGTCGTCATCCTCAACGGCAAGACGCCGCATTCGGTGCTGCTCGAACTGTTCACCGAACACGGCGCCGGCACGCTGATCGTGCCATAA